The Candidatus Saccharibacteria bacterium genome includes a region encoding these proteins:
- a CDS encoding YceI family protein: protein MEMTGSDSTCEITGAVGTPLTGQENGHAWYEGLRMGTAALAAVLLLPMAVSAAPRTWVIDPEHFSIAFSVEHAGFADVMGLFQEAEGRFVYDPETRELESGEVTVQAEECVQCPQGT, encoded by the coding sequence ATGGAAATGACGGGTTCGGACTCGACCTGCGAGATCACCGGAGCGGTGGGAACTCCGCTGACAGGACAGGAGAATGGCCATGCATGGTATGAAGGTTTGCGGATGGGCACGGCGGCGCTGGCCGCCGTACTGCTGCTGCCAATGGCGGTATCCGCCGCACCCCGCACATGGGTGATCGATCCCGAGCATTTCTCGATCGCGTTCAGCGTCGAGCATGCCGGCTTCGCTGATGTGATGGGGTTGTTCCAGGAGGCCGAGGGGCGGTTCGTTTATGACCCGGAGACGCGCGAACTGGAATCGGGTGAGGTGACGGTGCAGGCCGAAGAGTGTGTTCAGTGCCCACAGGGAACGTGA
- a CDS encoding YceI family protein — MFSAHRERDKHVRDGDFLDADAHPEIRFVATGYEPQGEDRGELRGDLTLLGETRPVTLDVRINRMGEYPFGGGLFSDPPYVIGISAETTIQRSEWGMTYGVENDIVGDAVDLRLNSRRGGRKRIDPGGRRRDVVTDRIRPRSVRLRLDAMPGMRAFAFGENAPTR, encoded by the coding sequence GTGTTCAGTGCCCACAGGGAACGTGACAAGCATGTCCGCGACGGCGATTTCCTCGATGCCGATGCGCATCCGGAGATCCGTTTCGTGGCGACGGGCTATGAGCCGCAGGGTGAGGATCGCGGTGAACTCCGCGGCGATCTCACGCTGCTCGGCGAGACCCGTCCGGTCACGCTCGATGTCCGCATCAACCGGATGGGCGAGTATCCGTTCGGCGGTGGCCTGTTCAGCGATCCGCCATACGTGATCGGCATCTCCGCCGAGACCACCATCCAGCGCAGCGAATGGGGCATGACCTACGGCGTCGAGAACGACATCGTCGGCGATGCGGTGGACCTGCGCTTGAACTCGAGGCGCGGCGGCAGGAAGAGGATTGATCCCGGAGGCCGTCGTCGGGATGTCGTGACGGATCGAATCAGGCCGCGGTCGGTTCGTCTCCGGCTTGACGCCATGCCCGGGATGCGCGCGTTCGCCTTCGGCGAAAACGCGCCTACGCGCTGA